Proteins from a genomic interval of Plasmodium reichenowi strain SY57 chromosome 13, whole genome shotgun sequence:
- a CDS encoding serine/threonine protein phosphatase 5, putative yields MVIVTEKINNNVKIEDNNINRFEEDMDKNVDEDNETIYTINEEKVNKCNNIEKEHNQKEDKENVMLNNHNVEEEDIKKTDEVLMNDEKIKNDFHLEIGEYSKNHKCDDPLNNNKTDHCDKERKDICLELLKTCDALKNIGNKYFKENNYIISLRYYTEAIDLIKKSFEPYPNKVSDIDNENNTNNLHDDVEVDDEDKELFKEYYNKSTICKKSDFISIKETDLHIYYTNRSFCHIKLENYGTAIEDIDEAIKINPYYAKAYYRKGCSYLLLSDLKSASECFQKVLKLTKDKNSELKLKQCKKLIFEQQFQKAIELEQKMPYYETLVLDSLKIENMEAPIYDRNNLNLDFLKKVANYISIPNNKLNKKCVCAIVLDVIKLLKELPTLVYLNLEEDETLTICGDVHGQYYDLLNIMKINGYPSEKNSYLFNGDFVDRGSFSVEVIIFLYLAKLTFPNNVYLTRGNHETDNMNKIYGFLGELQEKYDEKMHVLFSDSFKFLPLAYVLNKNIFICHGGIPSKTDTTLEDIEKIDRNKEPLDEGVMTDLLWSDPNEEKGFKPSKRGIGFSFGTDITENFLKINNLSLIIRSHEVRDEGYSLEQNGQLYTVFSAPNYCDIMKNKGAFLKFKGNSIKPECVTFTEVEHPNVPSLKYAHNLYQNI; encoded by the coding sequence ATGGTAATTGTTACtgagaaaataaataataacgTTAAGAtagaagataataatataaatagatTTGAAGAAGATATGGACAAGAATGTCGATGAGGATAATGAAACTATTTATACAATAAATGAAGAGAAAGTTAATAAATGTAACAACATAGAAAAAGAACATAACCAAAAAGAAGATAAGGAAAATGTTATGTTAAACAACCATAATGTGGAAGaagaagatataaaaaaaacgGACGAAGTATTGATgaatgatgaaaaaataaaaaatgattttcATTTAGAAATTGGTGAATATTCAAAAAACCATAAGTGTGATGATCCTTTGAATAATAACAAAACGGATCATTGTGataaagaaagaaaagatatttgtcttgaattattaaaaacatGTGATgctttaaaaaatattggaaataaatatttcaaggaaaataattatattatatctcTAAGATATTATACAGAAGCTATagatttaataaaaaaatcattTGAACCATATCCTAATAAGGTTTCGGATATAGATAAcgaaaataatacaaataatttaCATGATGATGTTGAAGTGgatgatgaagataaagaattatttaaagaatattataataaaagtactatatgtaaaaaaagTGATTTTATTAGTATAAAAGAAACAgatttacatatatattatacgAATCGTTCTTTTTGTCATATAAAATTAGAAAATTATGGAACAGCTATAGAAGATATTGATGAAGCTATTAAAATTAATCCATATTACGCTAAAGCGTATTATAGAAAAGGGTGTTCCTATTTACTTTTATCAGATTTAAAAAGTGCATCTGAATGTTTTCAAAAAGTATTAAAACTTAcaaaagataaaaattCAGAATTAAAATTGAAACAATGTAAAAAACTTATTTTTGAACAACAATTTCAGAAAGCTATCGAATTAGAACAAAAAATGCCTTATTATGAAACATTAGTACTTGATTCTCTTAAGATAGAGAATATGGAAGCTCCTATATATGATagaaataatttaaatcttgattttttgaaaaaagtagctaattatataagtataccaaataataaattgaACAAAAAATGTGTATGTGCAATTGTATTAGATgtaattaaattattaaaagaattacCTACCTTagtttatttaaatttagAAGAAGATGAAACTTTGACAATATGTGGTGATGTTCATGGACaatattatgatttattaaatataatgaaaattaATGGGTATCCATctgaaaaaaattcttaCTTATTTAATGGTGATTTTGTAGATAGAGGAAGTTTTTCTGTTGaagttattatatttttatatctagCTAAACTAACATTTCCtaataatgtatatttaacaAGAGGAAATCATGAAACggataatatgaataagATATATGGTTTCTTAGGTGAATTAcaagaaaaatatgatgaaaaaatgCATGTCTTATTTTCAGATTCCTTTAAATTCTTACCTTTAGCATATGTTcttaataaaaacatttttatatgtcATGGTGGTATACCTAGTAAAACAGATACTACTTTAGAAGATATCGAAAAAATTGATAGAAATAAAGAACCTTTAGATGAAGGAGTTATGACCGATTTGTTATGGTCTGATCcaaatgaagaaaaaggTTTTAAACCATCTAAAAGAGGTATTGGATTTTCATTTGGTACAGATATTACTGAAAATTtcttaaaaattaataatcTAAGTCTTATTATTCGATCTCATGAAGTAAGAGATGAAGGTTATTCTCTTGAACAAAATGGACAATTATATACAGTCTTTAGTGCTCCTAATTATTGTgatattatgaaaaataaaggaGCTTTCTTAAAATTCAAAGGAAATTCAATCAAACCTGAATGTGTAACATTTACCGAAGTCGAACACCCAAATGTCCCTTCACTAAAATATGCTCATAATTTGTATCaaaacatttaa